From a region of the Arvicanthis niloticus isolate mArvNil1 chromosome 6, mArvNil1.pat.X, whole genome shotgun sequence genome:
- the Tlx3 gene encoding T-cell leukemia homeobox protein 3, whose protein sequence is MEAPASAQTPHPHEPISFGIDQILNSPDQDSAPAPRGPDGASYLGGPPGSRPGAAYPSLPASFAGLGAPFEDAGSYSVNLSLAPAGVIRVPAHRPLPGAVPPPLPSALPAMPSVPTVSSLGGLNFPWMESSRRFVKDRFTAAAALTPFTVTRRIGHPYQNRTPPKRKKPRTSFSRVQICELEKRFHRQKYLASAERAALAKSLKMTDAQVKTWFQNRRTKWRRQTAEEREAERQQASRLMLQLQHDAFQKSLNDSIQPDPLCLHNSSLFALQNLQPWEEDSSKVPAVTSLV, encoded by the exons ATGGAGGCGCCCGCCAGCGCGCAGACCCCACACCCGCACGAGCCCATCAGCTTCGGCATCGACCAAATCCTCAACAGCCCGGACCAGGACAGCGCGCCCGCCCCGCGGGGGCCCGACGGCGCCAGCTACCTGGGAGGGCCCCCCGGGAGCCGTCCGGGCGCCGCGTACCCGTCTCTGCCCGCCTCCTTTGCGGGCCTCGGCGCGCCCTTCGAGGACGCGGGATCTTACAGTGTCAACCTAAGCCTGGCCCCCGCCGGCGTGATCCGGGTGCCAGCGCACAGGCCGCTCCCTGGGGCCGTGCCGCCGCCTCTGCCTAGCGCGCTGCCCGCCATGCCCTCCGTGCCCACGGTCTCCAGCCTGGGCGGCCTCAATTTCCCCTGGATGGAGAGCAGTCGCCGCTTTGTAAAGGACCGTTTCACAG CGGCGGCCGCACTCACGCCCTTCACCGTGACCCGGCGCATTGGCCACCCCTACCAGAACCGGACGCCGCCCAAGCGTAAGAAGCCGCGCACGTCCTTTTCCCGGGTGCAGATCTGTGAGCTGGAAAAGCGCTTCCATCGCCAAAAGTACCTGGCCTCGGCCGAGAGGGCGGCGCTCGCAAAGTCCCTCAAAATGACGGACGCGCAGGTCAAGACCTGGTTCCAAAATCGGAGGACCAAGTGGCG GCGGCAGACGGCGGAAGAGCGGGAGGCGGAGCGGCAGCAGGCGAGCCGGCTCATGCTGCAGCTGCAACACGACGCCTTCCAGAAGAGCCTCAACGACTCCATCCAGCCCGACCCGCTCTGTCTGCACAACTCGTCGCTCTTTGCTCTGCAGAATCTGCAGCCCTGGGAGGAGGACAGTTCCAAGGTCCCCGCTGTCACCTCTCTGGTGTGA